GTCGGACGCTTCGACCTGACGAACATCGGCGTCATGGGCCACTCCCGCGGTGGTGAGGGCGCGACCGCTGCGGTCACCCTCAACCAGGCGCTGCCGACGCCGTGGGGCATCACCTCGGTGCTGCCGTTGGCTCCCGTCGACTTCGGCCGGATGACGGTCGCGGACATCCCGATGCAGGTGATCCTCCCGTACTGCGACGGTGACGTCTCGAACCAGCAGGGCCAGCACATGATCGACGACAGCCGCTACGCGTTCGGCGACGACGTGCTGCGCTCCGCGGTGTGGGTGATGGGGGCGAACCACAACTTCTTCAACACCCGCTGGACGCCGGCGAAGTACCCGTACTCGACCAGCGACGACTGGAGCAACAGCACGACCCGGACCAACGACACCATCTGCGGCACGGCCCCTGCGGTCGCGGCGACGTCGATCCGGCTCACGCCCGACCAGCAGTACCAGGTCGGCACGGCGTGGATGGCCGGCTGGTTCCGGATGACGATGGGCGGCGAGAACCAGTTCCTGCCGTTGTTCGACGGCTCGGGTGCGGTGCCCACCACCGTCCCGCGTGACGTCCGCAGCTTCTCGACGGCTCCGGCCAGCAAGCGGAACACGATCACCACGTTCGAGTCGACCAGCTCGCTGATCCGGACCGTCGGCACGGCAACGGCGACCCCGTGCGCCAGCCTGGCAGGGCGCACCGTGCCGGTCGACCTGGCGTACTGCGCCACCACCTCGGCGAGCGCGATGGTGCCGCACTGGACGCCCGCCAGCTTCGGCGGCAACGTCCCGGCGACGCCGATGACCCGGATGGCGTGGACCGGCAGCACCGGCGAGGTTCGCGTGACGGTCCCGGCCGGCAAGCGCGACCAGAGCGGCTACCAGCGGCTCTCGGTCAAGGTCGCCGCCGACGAGTCGGTCACCACCGGCACCGACGTGACGCTGACGGTCAAGGACGGCGCCGGTGCGAGCTACAGCTCGCTGGTCTCCGCGCTGAACCCGTTCGCGGTCACCCGCTTCCCGACCTCGGCGAACTCGACCACCCTGAAGAAGGTCGTGCTCTCCCAGGTCAACGTCCCGGTCACCACCCTGGCGACGGCGGGTCTGAACGTGAGCGACATCCGCGAGGTCTCCTTCAAGGCGGCCACGGGGGCCGATGCCCTCGCCACCGGCGCGGTGCTGCTCTCGGACCTCGCCTTCGAGAGCTCCTCGGTCGGCACTGCCGTGGTCAAGAAGGAGGCGACGCTGAACGTGGCTCCGACCGTGGTGGAGGAGGGCAACGGCCCGGGGACGGCGGACGTCGCGGTCTTCCGTGAGGGCTCGACCAGCGGCACGGCGGTCGGGTGGGTCTCGGTGCTCGGCTCGGCCACGGGTCGCGGGGGCATCCTGCTGGAGAAGGTCGCCTTCGCACCGGGTGAGACCTGCAAGGTCGTCACGGCCCCGATCCTCGGTGACGCAGCGACCAGCACGTCGAACTCGACCCTGGTCAAGACGACCGTGATCAACACGAGCGGGGCGGTCATGGGCGACAAGGCCTTCACCAACGTCACCGTCCGGGAGGACGATGGCGTCACGGGCAGCGCAACCGCTCTGCCGCCTGCAGGCGTCCAGGGCAACCCGTGCGCGGAGAAGGCAGCGGCGGCCACCCCGACCGCGCTCAGCTTCTCCGACACCACCCCGGCACCCGGTCAGCAGATCACCGTGACCGGTTCGGGCTACCGACCCGGTGAGGGCGTCACGTTCTCCGTCGCCGGTACGCCGGTCGGGGTCGGGGTCGCCAACGCCTCCGGTGTCGTCGAGCTCCCGCTGACCCTGGCGGCGGACGCGGCGTACGGTCCGACGACGATCAGCTCGGTCGGTGCCGGCTCGGCCCTGACCGGCACGGGAAGCGTGACGGTGCTGGCCACGACGACGACGTCGCTGGAGCTCGCCCCGTCGGCGCCGAAGATCAAGCAGGCGGTCACGCTGACGGCCACGGTGGAGGGTGACGAGACGGCCGGCACGGTCCAGTTCTTCGACGGGGCCACCCTGCTGGGGTCGGCGCCGACGGTGGACGGGGTCGCGACCTTCAGCAAGCCGTCCGGGTTCCTGGCGGGTACCCACGACCTCGTGGCGAAGTTCGGTGCCACTGCCACCGCACAGGCCTCGGAGTCAGGTCCGGTGTCGATCACCCTGGTGAAGGGCGCGGCACCGATCGTGATGGCGATCTCCACCGACGCCTCGACGTACGGGACCGCGGTGACCGGCCAGGTCTCCGTCGGTGCCGTCGGCGCAGCCGAGGTGACGGTCAAGTACGGCACCTCCACGGTGGTCGTGCCGCTGACCAACGGCTCCGCCGGCTTCACGTTGCCGGCGACGCTGGCGCCGGGCAGCTACACGGTGACGGCGCAGTACCTCGGCTCCGACGAGCTCGAGGCCAGCCCGGTCGCATCGGCACCGCTGACGGTGTCGAAGAAGCCGACCACGCTGCTGATGGCGACCTCGCGGACGTCCTCGACGTTCGGGACGGTGGTCACCGGTCAGGTCTCGGTGAGCGAGAGCTCGGCGAGCTCGGTCACGGTGAAGTACGGCAGCACGACCACGGTCGTGCCGCTGGCCAACGGGGCCGGGAAGTTCTCGTTGCCGGCCACGCTGGCGCCGGGCAGCTACACCGTGACGGCCCAGTTCCTCGGCACGAGCGTGCTGGAGGCCAGCGCCATCGCCTCGGCACCCCTCGTGGTGGGCAAGCGGCCGACCTCGGTGGGCGTCAGCGGACCGTCGACGGCCAAGGGCGGCAAGTCGCTGACCGTGACCTTCGCGGTCGCGGGCTCGGTGGCGGGCACCTACCCGGCCGGTGACCTGAAGATCTACCAGTCGGTCGGCGGCGGGGCGTACAAGCTGGTCTCGACCAGGACCCTGACCCAGACGAGCAAGGGGATCGTGAAGCTCACGACGACCGCACCCGCGTCGGGCAAGGACCTGCGCTACAAGGCCACGTACGTCGGCAACGCGTCCTTCGCCGGCTCGTCCAGCGGCGTGAAGACGGTGGTGGTCAGCAAGAAGAAGTAGGCACCGCAGGACACGACGGGCTCACGGCGCTGCCGTGGGTCCGTCGTCCTGTTCGGTGCGCTCAGCCCCAGCCGAGCTCGTGCAGCTGCTCGTCGTCGATGCCGAAGTGGTGGGCGATCTCGTGGACCACGGTGATCTCGATCTCCTCGGCGAGCTCCGCGACGTCGCGGCACATCCGCAGCAGCGGGCCGCGGAAAACGAAGACCTGGTCGGGGGCGAAGAACGTGTAGTTGCCGTCGCGCTCGGTCAGCGGCGTGCCGACGTACAGACCGAGCAGGGTCGGGTCGTCGGGCGGAGGCTCGTCCTCGACCAGGACGACGACGTTGTCCATCAGCCTTGCCAGGCCCTCGGGGATCGCGTCGAGCGCCTCGGCGACCAGCTCGTCGAAGGCGTCCTCGGAGATCTCCACGCGCGTCAGCCTAGGTGGCAGGACCCAGCGGCTACCGATTCGCGACACAACGGACACGTGCGCGTAACAGACACTTCGTACCGTCGACGGATGCGAGCTCACCATGCATGACGCCATCAGCCGTGCGCTGCACGACCGACCGGAGTCCGAGGGTCTCGGGACGACTCCGGCCCTCGAGGGCCTACGTCGTCGTTCGCTCGCCTCGGCCGACGTGCTCGCCCCGTCCTTGGCGGCGACCAAGCCGGCTGCGACCGCGCTGGTGGTCCCGGTCGTCGTCACCGCCTTCGTCGGACCGGGCGCCTGGCTCAGTGTCGTCCTCGCGGTGCTGGCCGCGCTGCTGCTGCGTCGGGTGATCGACGAATTCACCTCGCGCGTGGTGACGTCGGGGTCCCTCTACACCTTCGTGGTCCGTGGTCTCGGGGCGTTCGCGGGACTCATGTGCGCGGTGGCGATGCTGCTCGCCTACGCGTTCGCGAGCGGCTACGCACTGACCAACGCTGGTCTGACCGCGCGCTCGCTGGCTGCTCAGGACATGGGGGTGACCGGACCGTTCGAGCTGGGTGACGTCCTGGTGGTCGTCGCGATCGGTCTGGGCTGCGGGCTCCTCCTGATCCGGCGTGTCAGCACGTTCACCGCGACCACCCTGGTGATCCAGATCGTCACCGTCGCCTCCGTGCTGGTCCTCGTCGTCGCCGTCCTCGCGGCGGGTCCCGGACTGGCCGAGCCGTTCTCCCTGGAGGGTGCCGACCCGCTCAGGATCGCCGGCGGGGCGAGCATCGTGCTCGCCATGCTCGTCGGCTTCGAGTGCTCGGCGTCGCACGGTGCCGAGGCCTCCCGTCCGTTCCGTTCCGTCCCCCGCGCGATGACGTCCTCCCTGCTGCTCACCGGCGCGCTCAGCCTCCTCACCACGCTGGTCCTGACGGCGGACCCGGCCGCGATGCTCGACGCCCTGCACCAGTCGGTCCGGATGGAGGCAATCTGGTTCCCCGAGGGCGGGGCCACCGTGACGACCCTGTTCCGGGTCGTTCGGATCCTCAGCCTGATCGCCTGCATCCTCGCCATCTGGGCCGCGATGACCCGGTTGGTCTTCACCCTCGCCCTCGAGGGTGCGTTGCCCCCGGCGCTGCGGCGGACCCACGACCGGCACCACTCGCCGTACCTGGCAGTGCTCTGGACGTCGCCGCTCGTCATCGCCCCCGGCGCGTTCCTGGTGGCCGCCGACCACCCGCGACAGACGGTGCTGGCCAGCCTCCTGGACACCTCGGGCCTGGTGATGCTGGTGGCCTACCTGCTGGTCTGCCTCGCTGTACCGGTCTTCCTGCACCGGCTCAACGAGGTCAGTGCGCCGGCGTTGATCGCCTCCGCCCTGGGCGTGGTCGTCGTGCTCGGCGCGATGGCTTGCAACATCTGGCTCCAGGGCGAGCGCGGAGACACGGCCATGGTCGCGGTCGTCGCCCTGGTCGTCGTCCCGGTCGCCATCGGCTGGTACCGGGCACTGCTGCGTCGGCGTCCGGCTGCCCTGCGCAGGATGGGCGTGCACGACCAGTCGATCGCCGCGGACGCCTGGAGCGCCTCGTGACGACCAGCCAGGAACACGTCTTCGACGGGCGCCAGCCCTCGGCGGTCAGCAACGCACTCTCGATCCTGCACGTCGTCGCGGCAGCTCCGCCGGGGATCACGGCGAAGGAGATCCACCAGTCGTTGCAGATGCCCCGGGCGACGGTCTACCGGATCATCAAGCACCTCGTCGCCGAGGAGTTCCTGGTGCGGAGCCAGGACCTGCACGGGTTCGCGCTCGGGAGCCGGATGAGGGAGTTCTCCCGCAACGCCGCCCAGCACCTCCGTGCCTGAGCGTCCTGCCCGGACCGGCGTTCAGCTCAAGTGGTACCCGAGCCAGGCCGCACCGGAGCAGGCGACCACGGTGGCCACGGCGTAGAGCGCGCCCCGACGACCCCCACGGTCGACGGACTGGACCGCCACCGCCGAGTACGTCGTGAACGCACCGCAGAAACCAGTGCCCAGGAGCAGCATCGCGTTGCCGTCAGCACCGAGGCCGACCAGCGCGCCGAGCAGCGTGGAGCCGAGCACGTTCACCGTCAGGGTGCCCCAGGGCGTCGTACCGTCGAGGAGGCGCGCTGCCAGGAGTCGCGCGGGTGCGCCGACGGCCGCGCCGAGGGCGACCAGCAGCGCGCTCACACCTCGGTCCGCGGAGCCATCCGGTCCACCAGAACGACCGCCGCGAGAGCGGCGAGCAGGGTGCCGCCGGCGTACAGGACCGCGAGCACGGCGCCGTCGTGCTCGAGCAGCACGACGCTCTGCTCCGAGGCCGCTGACATCGTCGTGAAGCCGCCGAGGATCCCGGTGCCGAGGAACACCCCGAGCCACGGCGTACGCCGGACGACGGTGAACGCCCCGACCGCGGCGAGCAGGGCGCTCCCGACGACGTTGATGCCGAACGTCGTCCAGGGGAACCCGCTGGCGATCGGCAACCACTCGGTCAGTCCGTACCGGGCGAGCGACCCGATCACCCCGCCTGCGGCAGCCGCTGCGAGAGCTGCGGGGAGTCGTGCTTCGGTCACGAGACCTCTTGCCGGGGGGTGAGGCGGGTGGGCCCGTGCCACGGGAGCGGCTGGTGGCCGCTGCTCTGCCGGTGGAACTCGCCGAGGTACCACCGCTGGAGCGACATCAGGGCCGGCGGTGGTCGCATCGCCAGCAGGCTGTCGTCAGCGAAGTCGCGGTAGATGTCGTCGAGCAGGGCGCTGACCCTCGCCATTGAGGAAGGAGCCGTTGCGGGGATCGAGTAGCTGAGGTCGACCGTCTCGGCGCCCTTCTCCATCGAGATCTCCAGCTCCTCCAAGCCGACCACCTGCCGGCGCTCGTGCTCGATCTGGAGGAAGACGTCCGCGAACTCCACAGCGATCGGGTAGCGCTCGGGTTCGCTCATCGAGAGCAGTCGGAGCTCACGGCCGAGCTCGTTGAAGTGCAGGCGGAGGTGCGAGAACAGCTCGACCGGCATGTTCAGCAGGCGGAGGTGGAACATGGTGCCGGGATCGGCGTGCTGGTCCGGGCGGGCGGCCAGGGCCTCGTCCATGTCGAACAGCTCGCCCTCGGCGGGCTGTTCCCGGGGGTCGGCACTCGGCTCGAACCAGACGACCTTGCCCATCCCGCGCGGATCGATGTCCGCGCCCCAGCGCAGGGCATAGCTGGCCACCAGGTCAAGACCCCGCCCGACCGTGGACCAGGAGAAGTCGTCGTCCAGGTCGATGTCGGTGCTGGAGTGCCGCTGCTGCGGCGGGACCATCGACTGATCGGTCACCTCGATGCGCGGGTGGTCGACGGTGCCGCGGACGTGGACGGTCATCGGCGGGTCCGCGTGCAGGATCGCGTTGGTGACGAGCTCGGAGACGGCGAGGCGCGCACTGTCGGCGAGCTCGGGGCGACCGATCTCCTCGAGCACACCGGTCACCCAGTCACGCGCCAACCTGACGGAAGGCGGGCTGGCGGGCAGAGCCAGGGTTCGCTTGTTCCAGGGCACAGATAGGACTCCGAGGTCGGGGACGGTCTCCAGGGCAGATGCCCATCCCTCCGACTCGATCAAACCACATCCGAGAACAGGTTTCACGGACCGTGTGACGGACCAGACGTCCTGAGAATTGTGGCCCTGAGCGGGATAGCGGGACAATGGAGACATGGCTCAGAAGACGGAGAACCAGCGCCATCGCGTCGTCGTGGTCGGGTCCGGCTTCGGCGGTCTGTTCGGCACCAAGGCACTGCGCCGCTCGGACGTCGACGTCACGATGATCGCGAAGACGACCCACCACCTTTTCCAGCCGCTGCTCTACCAGGTCGCCACCGGCATCCTGTCGGAGGGCGAGATCGCCCCGGCGACCCGCGAGGTGCTCGCGCGCCAGAAGAACGCGACCGTGCTCCTGGGCGAGGTCACCGACGTCGACCTGACCGCCCGGACGGTCACCTCCAACGTGCTCGGTCGCGAGCTGGTGACGCCGTACGACTCGCTGATCGTCGCCGCGGGCGCCGGTCAGTCGTACTTCGGCAACGACCACTTCTCGCGCTTCGCCCCCGGCATGAAGAGCATCG
The DNA window shown above is from Marmoricola sp. OAE513 and carries:
- a CDS encoding Ig-like domain repeat protein — protein: MQLTSRPWRALAATLSAGLVAGTFAAFTISPAVAVDSNSGDNFTVEKVPGGYEVTVELDKPLPIRDDAPSLEADGKSLGIAKESKDGKELSLVTTDASVLSAETIEAGWASQPPGVSTSRALTDVPESAAAAIDEDPTSIGSYEWTEATYNFGAQSIPMAGIGGIRGELQGKIYLPDSGGARPTVILLHGRHTSCSQGTANPNRWPCGANQINVPSYKGYDGTGRALASHGYAVVSIAANAINANDAQLTLDNGALARGQLILDSIAMLDKASKNQNPTYHDAQFDKDVTLAEALGSAKDPNDPADADTPDETLTPAQLVGRFDLTNIGVMGHSRGGEGATAAVTLNQALPTPWGITSVLPLAPVDFGRMTVADIPMQVILPYCDGDVSNQQGQHMIDDSRYAFGDDVLRSAVWVMGANHNFFNTRWTPAKYPYSTSDDWSNSTTRTNDTICGTAPAVAATSIRLTPDQQYQVGTAWMAGWFRMTMGGENQFLPLFDGSGAVPTTVPRDVRSFSTAPASKRNTITTFESTSSLIRTVGTATATPCASLAGRTVPVDLAYCATTSASAMVPHWTPASFGGNVPATPMTRMAWTGSTGEVRVTVPAGKRDQSGYQRLSVKVAADESVTTGTDVTLTVKDGAGASYSSLVSALNPFAVTRFPTSANSTTLKKVVLSQVNVPVTTLATAGLNVSDIREVSFKAATGADALATGAVLLSDLAFESSSVGTAVVKKEATLNVAPTVVEEGNGPGTADVAVFREGSTSGTAVGWVSVLGSATGRGGILLEKVAFAPGETCKVVTAPILGDAATSTSNSTLVKTTVINTSGAVMGDKAFTNVTVREDDGVTGSATALPPAGVQGNPCAEKAAAATPTALSFSDTTPAPGQQITVTGSGYRPGEGVTFSVAGTPVGVGVANASGVVELPLTLAADAAYGPTTISSVGAGSALTGTGSVTVLATTTTSLELAPSAPKIKQAVTLTATVEGDETAGTVQFFDGATLLGSAPTVDGVATFSKPSGFLAGTHDLVAKFGATATAQASESGPVSITLVKGAAPIVMAISTDASTYGTAVTGQVSVGAVGAAEVTVKYGTSTVVVPLTNGSAGFTLPATLAPGSYTVTAQYLGSDELEASPVASAPLTVSKKPTTLLMATSRTSSTFGTVVTGQVSVSESSASSVTVKYGSTTTVVPLANGAGKFSLPATLAPGSYTVTAQFLGTSVLEASAIASAPLVVGKRPTSVGVSGPSTAKGGKSLTVTFAVAGSVAGTYPAGDLKIYQSVGGGAYKLVSTRTLTQTSKGIVKLTTTAPASGKDLRYKATYVGNASFAGSSSGVKTVVVSKKK
- a CDS encoding metallopeptidase family protein translates to MEISEDAFDELVAEALDAIPEGLARLMDNVVVLVEDEPPPDDPTLLGLYVGTPLTERDGNYTFFAPDQVFVFRGPLLRMCRDVAELAEEIEITVVHEIAHHFGIDDEQLHELGWG
- a CDS encoding APC family permease, whose protein sequence is MHDAISRALHDRPESEGLGTTPALEGLRRRSLASADVLAPSLAATKPAATALVVPVVVTAFVGPGAWLSVVLAVLAALLLRRVIDEFTSRVVTSGSLYTFVVRGLGAFAGLMCAVAMLLAYAFASGYALTNAGLTARSLAAQDMGVTGPFELGDVLVVVAIGLGCGLLLIRRVSTFTATTLVIQIVTVASVLVLVVAVLAAGPGLAEPFSLEGADPLRIAGGASIVLAMLVGFECSASHGAEASRPFRSVPRAMTSSLLLTGALSLLTTLVLTADPAAMLDALHQSVRMEAIWFPEGGATVTTLFRVVRILSLIACILAIWAAMTRLVFTLALEGALPPALRRTHDRHHSPYLAVLWTSPLVIAPGAFLVAADHPRQTVLASLLDTSGLVMLVAYLLVCLAVPVFLHRLNEVSAPALIASALGVVVVLGAMACNIWLQGERGDTAMVAVVALVVVPVAIGWYRALLRRRPAALRRMGVHDQSIAADAWSAS
- a CDS encoding helix-turn-helix domain-containing protein, translating into MTTSQEHVFDGRQPSAVSNALSILHVVAAAPPGITAKEIHQSLQMPRATVYRIIKHLVAEEFLVRSQDLHGFALGSRMREFSRNAAQHLRA
- a CDS encoding CrcB family protein → MSALLVALGAAVGAPARLLAARLLDGTTPWGTLTVNVLGSTLLGALVGLGADGNAMLLLGTGFCGAFTTYSAVAVQSVDRGGRRGALYAVATVVACSGAAWLGYHLS
- a CDS encoding CrcB family protein translates to MTEARLPAALAAAAAGGVIGSLARYGLTEWLPIASGFPWTTFGINVVGSALLAAVGAFTVVRRTPWLGVFLGTGILGGFTTMSAASEQSVVLLEHDGAVLAVLYAGGTLLAALAAVVLVDRMAPRTEV
- a CDS encoding ATP-binding protein, giving the protein MSPLSRYPAQGHNSQDVWSVTRSVKPVLGCGLIESEGWASALETVPDLGVLSVPWNKRTLALPASPPSVRLARDWVTGVLEEIGRPELADSARLAVSELVTNAILHADPPMTVHVRGTVDHPRIEVTDQSMVPPQQRHSSTDIDLDDDFSWSTVGRGLDLVASYALRWGADIDPRGMGKVVWFEPSADPREQPAEGELFDMDEALAARPDQHADPGTMFHLRLLNMPVELFSHLRLHFNELGRELRLLSMSEPERYPIAVEFADVFLQIEHERRQVVGLEELEISMEKGAETVDLSYSIPATAPSSMARVSALLDDIYRDFADDSLLAMRPPPALMSLQRWYLGEFHRQSSGHQPLPWHGPTRLTPRQEVS